Sequence from the Sanguibacter keddieii DSM 10542 genome:
ATCGCGCGGCGCAGCAGCGAGGTGTGCACGACGTCGGGGAGGATGCCCGCGTCGGTGAGCAGCTTCCCGCCTCGCTTGGCCTCCTCGACGCCCTTCTCGGACAGGTTCACGTCCACCCAGCCGGTGAACAGGTTCTTCGCGTTCCACTCGCTCTCGCCGTGGCGGAGCAGCACAAGGGTGTATGTCATGGGTCCATCCTGCCGCATCTCGGCGACGGGTGCTCGGGCCCTTCGGCCCGTGGACCGCAGGCCCCGGCACAGGTCCGGGGCTCAGGTCCCCGGCTCAGAGACCTCAGGCGACGCGCGCCTGCTCGTACACCTTGCGGGTCTCCTCGGCCGTGGTGTCCCAGCTGAAGTGGGCCGCCACCTCCAGGGCTCCGCGGGAGAGCCGCGCCAGCCGCTCGTCGTCACGGAGCAGGTCCCGCAGCACGGCAGCCCACCGGTGCGGGTCGTGGTCGGGGACCAGGACACCTGAGCGCCCGTCCTGGACCGCGGTGCGCAGCCCGCCGACGTCTGCGGCGACCACGGGGGTGCCGCACGCCTGGGCCTCGACGGCGACCAGCCCGAAGGACTCGCTGCGCGACGGGACGGCGACGAGGTCGGCGCACCGGAACCAGCGCGCGAGCTCGCTCCGCGAGACCGCCGGGAGGAACAGCACGTCGTCGCTCACCCCCACCTGGTACGCGAGGGCCTCGAGCTCACGCAGCGCCGTCGGGCGGCCGCTCGCACCACCGAGCACGACGAGCAGCGGGAGCTCGTCACCGTGGTCGGCCATGACCCCGAGGGCACGGACGAGGACGTCGGGCGCCTTGAGCAGCTGCACGCGACCGGCGAAGACCACGACCTTGCGGTCGGCGGGCAGACCGAGCGCGGCACGCTCGGCGGCCGCGGTGTCCCGTGCGCCGTCCGCACCGGCCGGCGGGAGCGGGGTGAAGGTCTCGAGGTCCACCCCGGGGCTCACCACGTGCACCCGGGTCGGGTCCGCCGCGTAGTGCGTCACGAGGTCCTCTGCCTCGGCAGCCGTGTTGGCGACGAGCGCGTCGGCGACCTCGACCACCTGCTCCTCGCCGATCACGCGGCCGGCCGGCTCCGGGACGTCGCCCGGCGCCAGCGACCCGTTCTTCACGAGCGCCATGGTGTGCATCGAGTGGACCAGCGGGACGTTCCAGCGGTCGGCCGCGAGCATGCCGGCCTGGCCGGACAGCCAGTAGTGCGAGTGGACCACGTCGTACCAGCCCTGGGTGCGCGCCGCCTCCGTGCGCAGGACCCCGGCCGAGAAGTAGCAGAGCTGCCCGGGCAGGTCGTTCTTGTCGAGCCCCTCGAAAGGACCGGCGGTGATGTGCCGCACGAGGATCCCGTCGCCCACCTCGACCACGTCGGGCTGCGCGGACGACGTCCGCCGCGTGAAGATCTCCACCTCGGCCCCGCTGCGTGCGAGCGCCCGGGACAGCTCGGTGATGTAGACGTTCATCCCGCCGGCGTCGCCCGTGCCGGGCTGCTCGAGCGGGGAGGTGTGCACGGAGAGCATGGCCACCCGGAGGGAGTCGCCGCTCATGGGCACCTGCGTTCTGACATCCCACCAGTCTGCCACCGTCGCGCGCCCGGTGCCGCGGGCGCCGTCCCCACCGAGACGGACCGGGCCAGCGCGGGGCAGGACTCGGGCGAGGTCGAAGGTCCCACCTGTGCTGACACGTCGTCCGGGACGATGGACGCATGGAGAAGCACGCACCGACCCGGACCACCACGGACCCCCTCGCGGCGCTGCGCCTCATGCTCGACGAGCCCCCCGAGGACGCCACGCCGCTGGTCCCCCTCGACGCCGCCGCGTGCGACGCGATCGCCGACGAGACGCTCGTCTGCTCGTGCAACAACGTCAGCGCCGGCGAGATCCGCGACGTCGTGTGCTCCGGCCGCTGCTCGTCGCTCGACGACGTCCAGGTGCTCACCCGCGCAGGAGGCGGGTGCGGCTCGTGCCTCTCGGCCGTCGCCGGGCTCGTCGAGGTGTCGCTGAGCCGGAGGTGAACGGGCTGGTGGAGCCGGCTGCGCGTAGTGCTCAGACCGGCAGGATGCAGGCCGGCGCGGGGATGTCGACGGACGAGACCGGCTCCGCCTGACCGCTCTCGTGGTCGACGCGCAGGACCGTGACACCGCCGGAGGTCTGGCCTGCGACGACCACCAGGTCGTCGGCCTGTGCGGGGCGCCCGGAGAGCGTGGGGTCGGCCGCGTGCGCCGTCAGCACCGCGAGGTGACGTGGCCACACGACGCCCAGGGGTGAGTCCGCGAGGTGGCGCAGGACGGGCTGGCCCTCGTCGTCGCGCTCGACCGCGAAGGTCGCGAGCACGTCGGGACCGCGGACCCCGACGTAGAGGCGGCTGCCGTCGGCGCTCAGTGCCAGGTGCGAGGGGAAGGACCCCGCCTCGGGGCTGGGGGTGTCGCAGGCGGGCACGCTCCCGAGATGCGTCGCGGACCCGTCCTGCTCGACCCGGACCACGTGGACGCGGGAGTCGAGCTCGCCCACCACGAAGGCCGTCCCGTCGTCGCCGAGCGCCACGTGCCGCGGGCCGGTCCCGGGCGGCAGCGCGAGGGCGAGGCCGTCGGCGACGAGCACACCGGGCGTCGCAGTCCTGCGGTACCGGCGGACCTCGTCCGTCCCGAGGTCGCTGACCCACAGGTGGCGCTCTCCGACCGCCTGGACGTAGTGCGCGTGGGGACCGCGCTGGCGCTCGCGCACCGGGCCCGAGCCGCTGTGCGCGAAGGTCGCGAGGGCTCCGCCCAGGGTGCCCGACTCCGTGAGCGTCAGGGCCGCCAGGCTGCCGGAGGAGTAGTTCGCCACCCACACGTCGCGCTCGTCCACCACGAGGTGGCACGGGTCAGCGCCGCCCGTCGACGCGCTCGAGGTGAGGACCAGCCCGTCCCCGGACAGCGAGAAGGTGCTCACCCGCCCCTGCTCCGTCTCGGAGACGGCGACCACGGTCGTCCCGTCGGGGTGCAGCGCGAGGAAGGACGGTGACGCGACCTCGACCAGCTGGTGGGCGCCCGAGAGCTCCCCGGTGCGCGGGTCGAGGTCGACGGACCAGATCCCCTCCCCCGACCCTGGGCCGCCCGAGGTGGGGTAGGTGCCGACGAGGAGACGCTGCAGCGGTGCGGGAGGTGTGGTCACCGGCCCAGCCTATCGAGGGCGGGCGTCCCCTGGGACGACGAGAGGGTGGTGGACCGACTGGTCCACCACCCTCTCGTGCCGACGTCGGAGGACGTCAGTGAGCCGCCTCGTACGCAGCCTTGATCTCGGCCGAGATGCGGCCGCGCTCGTTGACCGTGTGGCCGTTGGCGCGAGCCCACTCGCGGATGTCGTTGGGCGAGGTGCCGCCGGAAGGCTGACGCGCCGAACGCTTCGCGGGGCGTGCCGCAGAACGGCCGACCTTGCGTGCGTGACCGACCCAGCTCGCGAGCGAGTCGCGGAATGCCGACGCGTTGTCCGTCGAGAGGTCGATCTCGTACGAGACGCCGTCGAGGGAGAAAGTCACGGTCTCGTCGGCGGTGCCGCCGTCGAGGTCGTCGACAAGAATTACCTGAACCTTCTGTGCCACTTGAGGTACCTCACCATTCTGTTTCGCTGCAGGGGACTTCATGCTCGCATCATTCCTGATGGAGCGTCAACTGGAGAACAGAAAGGCGGATGATTTTACGGGGTGATACCCGCACCCGTCGGTGGGACCTCTCGCTCAGTGCGTGCGTCTTCTTCGGCATCGAGACGAGCGAGGTTGGCCCGCTCGTTACGGTCCGCGCGAATGATAAAACGCATCGCGAAGTAGAACAGGACGCCCACCCCGATCGACGGGACGAGCGCGGCGAAGGCGGTCCAGAAGGTGCTCACCGGACCACCATACGACGCGCCGCGCCCGTTCCTGGCACCGCGCTCAACGCTGCGGCTTGACCAGCGGGAACAGGATCGTCTCGCGGATCCCCAGACCCGTCAGCGCCATGAGCAGGCGGTCGAGGCCCATCCCCATGCCCCCGCTCGGCGGCATCGCGTACTCCATCGCCGTGAGGAAGTCCTCGTCGAGCACCATCGCCTCGTCGTCGCCCGCAGCTGCGAGGACCGCCTGCGCCTCGAAGCGCTGGCGCTGGACGACCGGGTCCACCAGCTCGGAGTACGCGGTCGCGAGCTCGAAACCACGGACGTACAGGTCCCACTTCTCGACCTGCCCGGGGACAGAGCGGTGGTCGCGCGTCAACGGCGAGGTCTCGACGGGGAAGTCCCGGACGAAGGTCGGCGCGTAGAGAGAATTGCCGACGTGGTGCTCCCAGAGCTCTTCGACGAGCTTTCCGTGGTTGACCTTCTTCGGGTCGATCGAGATCTCGACGGCGTCCGCGAGCTCCGTGAGCCGCGCGACGGTGGTCTGCGGGGTGATCTCCTCGCCGAGGGCCTCCGACAACGACCCGTACATGGTGAGCTCGGCCCAGTCGCCGCCGAGCTCGTACTCCTCGCCCGAGGCGAGCGTCACGAGAGTGGTCCCGAACATGTCGAGAGCCGCCTTCTGGACAAGATTCTTGGTGAGCACCGCCATGGAGTTGTAGTCGCCATATGCCTCGTAGGCCTCGAGCATCGCGAACTCCGGGGAGTGCGTGGAGTCAGCACCCTCGTTCCGGAAGTTGCGGTTGATCTCGAAGACGCGCTCGATACCGCCGACCACGGCCCTCTTGAGGAACAGCTCGGGGGCGATCCGCAGGAACAGGTCGATGTCGAAAGCATTCATGTGCGTGGTGAAAGGCCGGGCGGCCGCACCGCCGTGGATGGTCTGGAGCATCGGGGTCTCGATCTCCATGTACCCGCGGTCGTGGAAGTTCTCGCGCAGGGACCGGACCACGCCGGCGCGCAGGCGCGCCGCCTCGCGGGCCGCCGGGCGCGCGATGAGGTCCACGTAGCGCTGACGGACGCGGGCCTCCTCCGAGAGCTCACGGTGGAGCACCGGGAGGGGGCGGAGCGCCTTCGCGGCGATCTGCCACGAGTCCGCGAAGACGCTCAGCTCGCCGCGGCGCGAGCTGCCCACGCGACCGTGCGCGAAGAGGTGGTCACCGAGGTCGACGTCTGCCTTGAACGCGGCGAGCGACTCCTCGCCGACGACCGCGAGGCTCAGCATGATCTGGAGGCGGTTGCCCTCGCCGTCCTGGAGCGAGACGAAGCAGAGCTTGCCGGAGTTGCGCAGGAACACGACACGACCGGCGACGCCGACGAGGTCGTCGGTCTCCTCGCCCGTCTCGAGGTGCGCGTACTGCGCGCGGACCTCGGCGATCGAGTGCGTGCGGGGCACCTCGACCGGGTAGGCCTCGACGCCGCTCTCGAGCAGCCGGTCGCGCTTCTCCCGACGCACCCGCAGCTGCTCGGGGAGGTCGTTCTCCCCGTCGGCGAGAGTGGGGTCTGCGGTCGCGGGGGTCTGCTCAGAAGTCACCCCGCCATCCTAGTGGAGTGCCGGGGCGGGCTCGGCTGGCTCGGGGCGGGGACAGAGCGGGTTGCGGACAGGGCGGGGTGGGGACGGAGCAGGGTGGGGCGGCGCGGGGTGGCGCGGCGTCAGCAGGTCAGCGCGAGACGAGGTCGAGCGCGAGGTCCAGGATCGGCGCCGAGTGGGTCAGCGCACCGACCGACATGTAGTCGACGCCCGTCGCTGCGACCTCGGCGGCACGGTCCAGCGTGAGGTTCCCGGTGGCCTCAAGCTCGACGGGACCGGTCTGCCCCTCGCCGGCCCGGACCGCGGCGACGGTCTCGGTGAGGGTGGGCGTGCTCATGTTGTCGAGCAGCAGGAAGGTCGCACCTGCCGCGACCGCCTCGAGCGCCTGCGCGCAGGTGTCGGCCTCCACCTGGACGAGCACCTCCGGGAAGGCCTCACGGACCGCGTGCACCGCAGCGGTCACGGAGCCGGCGGCGACCACGTGGTTGTCCTTGACCATCGCGACGTCGTAGAGGCCCATGCGCTTGTTGGTCCCGCCGCCGGCCCGCACGGCGTACTTCTCGAGCGCGCGGAGCCCAGGCGTGGTCTTGCGGGTGTCGAGGACCGTGGCCTGCGTCCCCTCGAGCCTGTCCGCCCAGGCGCGGGTCGCGGTCGCGACGCCCGAGGCACGGCTGGCGAGGTTGAGCAGCGACCGCTCCGCCATGAGCAGCACCTGCACGGGCCCGGTGAGCACCGCGAGCCGGCGACCGGGCTCGACCCGCGTCCCGTCGACGACGTCCAGGTCCACGCGCACCGGTCCGAGCCCGAAGCGCGCCGACACCTGGTCGACGACCTCCTGCACGAGCACGAGGCCCGCCACGACACCCTCCTGACGCGCCACGAGGTGCGCGACGGCGCCCGACGAGACGGCGATCGTCGCCTGGCTCGTGACGTCGCGCCCGGGGTCTCCCCCGAGGTCCTCGCTGAGGGTGCGGCGCACGGTGTCGCTGATCCAGGCGGGGTCGAGGCCCGGCTCGACGGTGGTCTCAGCAGAGGACCTGACGGAGGGCTCGGTCTGGGCAGCGGGCGCGGAGGGGTGAGTCACCCCCACACGGTATCCGACCCCTGCGGTGCCACCGGTGGGCCGCTCAGTCGACCTGGAGGGTGCCGTCCTCGGCGAGGTGCACCGTCACCCGGCGCTCCCAGGCCGGGTCTCGCTCCGGGAAGTCGGAGCGGAAGTGACCGCCCCTGCTCTCCGTCCGGCGGGCGGCAGCCGCGGTGAGGACCGTCGAGACCTGGTGGACGTTGCTGGTCTCCCACTCGGCGGTCTGCGGCTGCGCGCTGAGGTCGCCGGCGACCGCCTCCGGGAGGTTCGCGTCGGTGCGGACCGAGGCCAGCCTCTCGGCCGCGACGGCGAGGCTCTCCGCCGAGCGGATGACCCCGCTGCCGGTCGACGTGACGCGCTGGATCCGCGTGCGGCTCGCCGCCATGACCAGACCGGTGGGCCCCGGCCGCGGCACCGGCTCGAGCAGCGGGAGCTCCCCGGCGGCCATGCGCCCCGCGATGTCCTCGGCGGCGCGGTGCGCGAACACGAGGCCCTCGAGCAGGGAGTTCGACGCGAGCCGGTTGGCGCCGTGCACCCCGGTGCACGCGACCTCGCCGACGGCGTACAGCCCACGGACCGTCGAGCGGCCGTCGAGGTTCGTCACGACACCGCCGGAGTGGTAGTGCTGGGCGGGCGCGACCGGGACGAGCTCCTCCGTGATGTCGAGGCCCTGCGCGAGCAGTCGCTCCGTGATGGTGGGGAACCTGCGCCGCAGGAAGTCCGCTCCGAGGTGCCGGGCGTCGAGGAGCACGTGGTCCGAGCCTGTCACCGCCATCTGCCGGACGATCGCGTGCGCGACCACGTCGCGCGGTGCGAGCTCCGCCATCGGGTGGACGGCCGGCATGAACCGGTGGCCGAAGACGTCGACCAGGTACGCGCCCTCGCCGCGGACGGCCTCCGAGATCAGGGCGAGCTGCCCCTTCGCCGCGCTGCCGAGCCACAGGACCGTCGGGTGGAACTGCACGAACTCCATGTCGCCGAGGGTCGCGCCCGCGCGCAGCGCCGCGGCCGTGCCGTCACCGGTGGCCTGCGGCGGGTTGGTCGACGACATGAACGACTGCCCGATCCCGCCCGTGGCGAGCACCACCGCGCGGCTGCGGACCGCGCCGACGCCGTCGCGGCTGCCCGCACCTCGGACGTGCAGGGTGACACCGCAGACCGAGCGGCGCGGCCCGTCGGGCGTCGCGGGGGTCACGGGGCCCGCGCTGGTCAGCAGGTCGATGACGAGCGCGTGCTCGATCACCTCGATGCCGGGGTCGTTGCGGACCGCCTCGAGCTGGGCGACCAGCGCGCGCGAGATCTCGGCGCCCGTGGCGTCTCCTCCGGCGTGCGCGATGCGGTCGGCGTGGTGGCCGCCCTCACGGGTGAGCGACATCTCCCCGACGCCGTCGGTGTCGAAGTGCGCCCCGAGCGCCACGAGCTCGCGGACCCGGGCCGGCCCCTCGGTGACGAGGACCTCGACCGCGCGGGGGTCGCAGACGCCGGCCCCCGCCACGAGGGTGTCCTCCTGGTGGGCGGCCGGGGAGTCCTCCGGGGCGAGCGCCGCGGCGATGCCCCCCTGGGCCCAGACCGTCGACCCGGACGACAGCGCGTCCTTGGTGACGAGCAGCACCCGCGGCACGCGCGTGCGCAGCTCGAGCGCAGCCGTCAGACCGGCGATCCCGGAGCCGACGACGACGACGTCGGCGTCCGTGGTCCAGCCGGGCTCGGGCGCGGCGAGCGTGGTGACGAGGGCCGGCCCGGGCCGCGCGGGCCCGGGCACGGCGGTGGTGGTCACGCCTCGGTGCCGTGCTGCTGCTGGAACGGCGCGATCGCGAGACCGCTCGGCTCGAGGTCGTAGCCCTCGGGGACGAGACCCGGCTCCTCCGAGACCTCGACCACGGCGTTGTCGCCGTCGACGAACACGACGTGCGGCAGGTAGTGGCGGGCCTCGGCGTCGGCCAGCATGCCGTAGGCGATGATGATCACCGTGTCGCCGGGGTGCACGTGGTGCGCCGCGGCGCCGTTGATGCAGACCTGACCGGAGCCGGGCTCACCCGGGATCACGTAGGTGGTCAGCCGCGACCCGTTGGTCACGTCGACGACGTCGACCTGCTGGCCCGGGTACAGGTCTGCGGCCTCGAGCAGCAGGTTGTCGACCGTGATCGAGCCGACGTAGTGCAGGTCGGCCTGGGTCACCGTCGCGCGGTGGATCTTGCCGATCATCATCGGACGCTGCAGGGACGTCACGGGGTTCCTCCGGTGGTGCGGTGCTGGGGGGTGGTGTGCTGAGTGGTGGGGTCTGCCACCTCGACCGCCATCGTGTCGATGAGCCGCGTCGTGCCGACGCGTGCGGCGACGAGCAGCAGGGCCGGGCCGGCGTGGTCGGGCGGCACGTCGTCCACGGTAGCCGGGTCGACGAGCACCAGGTAGTCGAGGTCGACGCCCTCGGCGGCGTCGACACGCTGCCGGGCTGCTGCGTGGACCGCGGCTGCCGTCGCCCCTGCGGTCGCGGCGTCGCGTCCGGCGGCGAGGGCTGCCGAGAGGGCGAGCGCACGGCTGCGCTCGTCGGACGACAGGTAGGCGTTGCGCGAGGACAGCGCGAGGCCGTCGTCGTCGCGGACGATGGGCACCCCGTGGACGGTCACGGGCACGTCGAGGTCGTGCACCATGCGCCGGACTGCCAGCAGCTGCTGGGCGTCCTTCTCGCCGAACACGGCCACGTCGGGCGCGGTCAGGTGCAGCAGCTTGAGGACGACGGTGAGCACCCCGTCGAAGTGCCCGGGGCGCGACGCCCCCTCGAGGACCGTGCCGATGCGCCCGGCGGTGACGCTGACGATCGGCCGTCCGTCCGGGTACATCTCGTCGAGCGTCGGCGCGAAGACGACGTCGACCCCGACCGACGCGAGGAGCGCCACGTCCGCGTCCAGGGTGCGCGGGTAGCTGTCGTAGTCCTCGCCGGGTCCGAACTGCAGGGGGTTGACGAAGATCGTCACGACCACCTCGTCGGCGAGGCGGCGGGCCTCGCGCACGAGCTCGAGGTGACCGGCGTGCAGCGCGCCCATGGTCATGACGACGGCGCGGCGGCGGGTCGGGTTCCCGTCAGCCTGGCCGGGTCCGACGGTGGTGCCTGGCTGGTCGGGCCGGCGCAGGGCACGGGCGAGGTCGGCCCGGGTGGTGGTGACGAGGGGCCGGGCGTGGCCGCTGAGCATCAGTTCTCCTTGGCGGGGGCGTTCAGGACGTCGAGCAACGACTGGGCCTGCGCGTCCTTGATCCGTCCCGCGGCCAGCGCGCGCACGGTCGCGGCACGGCTCAGGGACCGGTAGCTGTCGACGGTGTCGCTCGCGTCGCGGTGCGTCGCGAGCGCGGCGAGCTCGGTGAGGTGCGTCTGGACCGTGCCGGCATCGCCGCGCACGACCGGACCGGTGAGCGTCTGGACCGGGTCGCCGACACCGTCGGCGGCACGCAGCGCACCGTCGAGGGCGGCGTGCAGCAGCGGTGCGAGCGCACGCCCCGGGTCGGCGATGCCCGCCACCTGGAGCGCCTGCGCCGCCTGCGCGACGAGGACCACGAGGTGGTTCGCGCCGTGCGCGAGGGCCGCGTGGTACAGCCCGCGGTCCTCCTCCTCGATGACCACGGGCTCGCCGCCGATCTCGACGACGAGCGCGAGACCGATCGGCTGCACCGGGCCGGGTGCGGTCACCGCGAAGGTGGTGCCCTCGAGACGGCCGAGGTCGAGGGACGTCCCCGTGAAGGTCATCGCCGGGTGGACGGCCACCGGGATGGCGCCCTGCGCGCGCGCCGGCGCCAGCACCTCGGTGCCGTAGCGACCCGAGGTGTGCAGCACGATCTGGCCCGGCTGCCACGCACCGAGGTCCGCGAGCCCGGCTACGAGCGTCGCGAGGGCGTCGTCGGGGACGGTGAGCAGCACCAGCTCGGACCGCTCCACGACGTCACGGACGTCGAGCACCGGCACACCGGGCAGCATGGCCTCGGCGCGCTCGCGCGAGGCCTCGGAGATGGCGGACACGCCCACCACCGAGTGGCCGACGGCACGCAGCGCGTTGCCGAGCACGGCACCCACCCGGCCTGCGCCCACGATGCCGACGCCGAGCCGTCCGGGGCGCCGTGCCCCTGTGGTCTCGGTCATCCCGGCGCCTGCATCCAGCGCTCGGGTCCCGCGGTCGTCCGAGCGGCACGGGCCCGTGCGGCCTGCTCCGCGAGCAGCCGCGACGCCTCGACGTCCGCGAGGTGCACGACGCTCGGCGAGATCGGCCCCGGGGTCGAGTGCAGCACGAAGCTCGTCAGCCCCAGACGGCGCTGCAGCGGGCCCTGGTTGAGGCCGAGCGACTGCGTACGCTCGTGCGGCACGACCTCGAGGGTGCGCACCAGACGGCCCCGGCGGACCACGAGAGCGCGGCCCGTGACGGCGTAGCCGTTGCGACGCCAGGCCAGCGGGTCGAGCCACCGCGCGCTGCGGGGGCTCGTGACGAAGCCCTGCTCGTCGCCGGAGCCGGTCATCGCGGCGTCCAGGAGCGGGCGCGGGTCCTCGACGCCGAGGTCCGGGAGCACGAGCCACAGCGCACGCAGGGCGTCGTCGCGGCTGCCGACCGGGAGCAGCACCGCGCCGGCCTGCTCGCCCTCCGACGCCGCGGCGTAGCCGGCCACGTTGACCTCGACGCGCCACCAGCCGGCCGAGCGCCACAGCAGGCCCTGCTGGATCCGGATCGCCTGGACACGCCCTGGCGGGATGGTCTGCGACCGCGTCTCGAGGAGGCCGTGGCGCAGGCGGATGCCGTCGGGCGAGATGGCCCCGGTGAAGCCGAAGCCACCCGAGAACCTCGAGAACACGTAAGCCCCGAGCCCGAAGACCAGCGGCAGGGCGGTGAAGAGCGGTGCGACCTGGCGCGTGACGACGGCGACCACTGCCGCGGCGACCACCGCCACCACGAGGACGATGGTGCCGCCGGTGAGCAGCACCGAGCCGACGAGCCGGCCCACGGGCACGTCGAGGACGGCGCTCTCGGGCGCCTCCTCCACGGGTGCGTCGTCGGGGCCGTCGGACTCGACCCCTGCGGCGCGCGCCAGCAGGACGTTGCGGAGCTGGTTGGCGTCCGCGTCGCGGAGGAACCCGAGGCGCGCCCCGGAGTCTCCCCCGCCCGCGACGCTCAGCTTGAGCTCGGCGAGGCCGAAGAACCGCGCCAGCAGCGGCTTGACGATGTCGATCGCCTGGAGCCGGTCCAGACGGACCTTGCGCTGCTGCCGGAACAGGATCCCGGAGTGCACGTAGACCGCGTCGCGGTCGTAGGCGTAGCGCATCATGCGCCACGACAGCCAGGCCCAGACGCCGCCGAGCAGGCCGACGCCGAGGATCGCGAGCACCACGACGCCCCAGTGGTCGGTCGCGAAGCTCACGTCGCCGCCGGGGGCGCTCTCGAGGGTCTGCCGACCGACGACGAACAGCAGCACGGCGAGCACCGCCCAGCCGCGCACGAGCGGCGTCACCGGGTGCAGGCGCCGCCACTCGAGCTCGGGCGGGACGGTGGTGGTGGTGGAGTCGGTGGTGCTGGAGTCGGTGGAGCTGTCCTTCACCGCGGGGTCGCCCGACGTGGCCGCGTCGTCAGCAGGCGCCGTCGGTGCCTGCGGTGCAGAGGGAACGTCGGGGACCGGCGCCGCGGCGCGCGCAGAGCCTTCGTCAGGCTCCGGCGTCGGGACGGGGCCTGGGCCGGGGGTGGTCACAGACCCGCCAGCCGCGCCTCGCCGCGCGAGGCGAGGCGGTCGCGCAGGCGCGCAGCGTCACCGGGGGCGAGCCCGTCGATGGTGGCGTCGGTGCCGGGCGAGGCGGTGTGCAGCTGGACCGAGGAGATGTCGAGCCTGCGGGCCAGCGGGCCGGCGGTGACGTCGACGAACTGCATGCGCCCGTAGGGCACCACCACGAGGCTGCGGAACAGCACGCCCTTGCGGATGAGCAGGTCGTCGTCGCGCTCCGCGTAGCCGATCGCCCGGACCTGCCGGGAGATGACGACGGCGGACCACGCCACGAGCAGCGCGACGACCGCAGCGGACAGCCAGAGCCACGGTCCCGCCTGCGGGAGCGCGACCGCGAGCACGACGAGCGCCACGAGGGGCACGCCGAGGAAGATGCCGAGCAGCACGTAGCGCGCGGTCGCGAGACGTCCCGACACGCGCTGCCACTCGATGCCGTGCGGGTCGAAGGGCGAGGCGCCCTCGGGTCCGGTGGGGTCAGTCATGCGCACCATCTTCTCGCATCCGGGCGTCTTCGCCGTCACCGGGCGGAGGGAGCTCGCAGAACCGCTCCGCCACCACACCCGCGACGGCGAGCACCACGGAGCTCAGCGCCGCCACCCCGGCGCTCCACGCGCGGCCCTGCTGCGCCTCGACGTGCAGGTGCGGGAGCGTGAGGAGCACCTGGCCGGCGTACCAGCCGGTGAGCAGAGCGCCGGTCAGCGACGCCGCCTTGGCCAGGGCGACCGTGCGCGCGGCGCGGAGCGCGTCGAGCGACGGCCGCCGGCCCCGCAGGTACGACCGGACCCCGCTCGCCGCCCAGAGCACGAGCACCGCGAGGACCAGCAGCGCCGGGGCGACCACCCAGAGCACGGGCCCCAGGTGGGTGCCACGGCCCTCGAGGAGCCGCAGCAGCCACCAGGTGGTCGCACCCGCCGCGACCGCGACGAGCGCGAGCGTCGACAGGCGGGTGCGGCCCATCAGAGCGTGCGGTCCTCGACCGCAGGCACGCCGTCGACGGTGTCGTCCGGGCTCTCGATGTGCTCCAGGCTGTCGAGGTGCGTCTCGGCACGCGGCGGCTCGACGTCTGGCGTCCAGACCTGCGCGGCCTCGACCGCGGTCGTCTCCGGGTGCGTCACGTCGTGGTCCGTCTCGGCCTCGGGCTGGGCTGCGTGCGGCTGCTGGTCGCCGAGGGCCGGCGCCGCAGAGGGCTCCACCGTGTCCGCGGGTGCCTGCGTCGTGGCGGGGTCCTCGGTCGTCTCGCCGTCGGGGAGGGAGACCACCTGGACCGCCGTCAGCGCGGGCGCCACGGCCGCCGGGCGGCTCGTCTGCGCGGCGGTGGGCAGCTCTGCGTCGTGCAACCAGTCGAGCGCGAGCCAGCGGATGCCCTCGCGGTCGTGCGCGGTCGCGGCGAGCGCGGCGACCGGACCACCGCCCAGACCGGGAAGGTGCGCCTCGGGAGCCAGGTGCGCCCACGGGGCGAGCACGAAGGCCCGCTCGTTGGCCCGCGGGTGCGGGAGCTCGAGGTCGGTCGCCGAGCCGATGACGTCGCCGAACACCACGATGTCGATGTCGAGCGTGCGCGGGCCCCAGCGGACGTCCCGCTCACGGCCGTTGCCCGCCTCGACCGACTGGCAGCCG
This genomic interval carries:
- a CDS encoding L-aspartate oxidase; its protein translation is MTTTAVPGPARPGPALVTTLAAPEPGWTTDADVVVVGSGIAGLTAALELRTRVPRVLLVTKDALSSGSTVWAQGGIAAALAPEDSPAAHQEDTLVAGAGVCDPRAVEVLVTEGPARVRELVALGAHFDTDGVGEMSLTREGGHHADRIAHAGGDATGAEISRALVAQLEAVRNDPGIEVIEHALVIDLLTSAGPVTPATPDGPRRSVCGVTLHVRGAGSRDGVGAVRSRAVVLATGGIGQSFMSSTNPPQATGDGTAAALRAGATLGDMEFVQFHPTVLWLGSAAKGQLALISEAVRGEGAYLVDVFGHRFMPAVHPMAELAPRDVVAHAIVRQMAVTGSDHVLLDARHLGADFLRRRFPTITERLLAQGLDITEELVPVAPAQHYHSGGVVTNLDGRSTVRGLYAVGEVACTGVHGANRLASNSLLEGLVFAHRAAEDIAGRMAAGELPLLEPVPRPGPTGLVMAASRTRIQRVTSTGSGVIRSAESLAVAAERLASVRTDANLPEAVAGDLSAQPQTAEWETSNVHQVSTVLTAAAARRTESRGGHFRSDFPERDPAWERRVTVHLAEDGTLQVD
- the panD gene encoding aspartate 1-decarboxylase: MTSLQRPMMIGKIHRATVTQADLHYVGSITVDNLLLEAADLYPGQQVDVVDVTNGSRLTTYVIPGEPGSGQVCINGAAAHHVHPGDTVIIIAYGMLADAEARHYLPHVVFVDGDNAVVEVSEEPGLVPEGYDLEPSGLAIAPFQQQHGTEA
- the panC gene encoding pantoate--beta-alanine ligase, which produces MLSGHARPLVTTTRADLARALRRPDQPGTTVGPGQADGNPTRRRAVVMTMGALHAGHLELVREARRLADEVVVTIFVNPLQFGPGEDYDSYPRTLDADVALLASVGVDVVFAPTLDEMYPDGRPIVSVTAGRIGTVLEGASRPGHFDGVLTVVLKLLHLTAPDVAVFGEKDAQQLLAVRRMVHDLDVPVTVHGVPIVRDDDGLALSSRNAYLSSDERSRALALSAALAAGRDAATAGATAAAVHAAARQRVDAAEGVDLDYLVLVDPATVDDVPPDHAGPALLLVAARVGTTRLIDTMAVEVADPTTQHTTPQHRTTGGTP
- a CDS encoding Rossmann-like and DUF2520 domain-containing protein, with the protein product MTETTGARRPGRLGVGIVGAGRVGAVLGNALRAVGHSVVGVSAISEASRERAEAMLPGVPVLDVRDVVERSELVLLTVPDDALATLVAGLADLGAWQPGQIVLHTSGRYGTEVLAPARAQGAIPVAVHPAMTFTGTSLDLGRLEGTTFAVTAPGPVQPIGLALVVEIGGEPVVIEEEDRGLYHAALAHGANHLVVLVAQAAQALQVAGIADPGRALAPLLHAALDGALRAADGVGDPVQTLTGPVVRGDAGTVQTHLTELAALATHRDASDTVDSYRSLSRAATVRALAAGRIKDAQAQSLLDVLNAPAKEN
- a CDS encoding PH domain-containing protein — translated: MKDSSTDSSTTDSTTTTVPPELEWRRLHPVTPLVRGWAVLAVLLFVVGRQTLESAPGGDVSFATDHWGVVVLAILGVGLLGGVWAWLSWRMMRYAYDRDAVYVHSGILFRQQRKVRLDRLQAIDIVKPLLARFFGLAELKLSVAGGGDSGARLGFLRDADANQLRNVLLARAAGVESDGPDDAPVEEAPESAVLDVPVGRLVGSVLLTGGTIVLVVAVVAAAVVAVVTRQVAPLFTALPLVFGLGAYVFSRFSGGFGFTGAISPDGIRLRHGLLETRSQTIPPGRVQAIRIQQGLLWRSAGWWRVEVNVAGYAAASEGEQAGAVLLPVGSRDDALRALWLVLPDLGVEDPRPLLDAAMTGSGDEQGFVTSPRSARWLDPLAWRRNGYAVTGRALVVRRGRLVRTLEVVPHERTQSLGLNQGPLQRRLGLTSFVLHSTPGPISPSVVHLADVEASRLLAEQAARARAARTTAGPERWMQAPG